One window of Scheffersomyces stipitis CBS 6054 chromosome 1, whole genome shotgun sequence genomic DNA carries:
- a CDS encoding predicted protein, producing the protein MDPIEPLTLGDLKAFPLPKYIEALPTANLHEFLGDESLVKGYVKELESYRNHQERILAQLRASQHKLQEQILDDLIHKYRKIVDQIMAQMNRITSLYQEYRNLEMYQYQLLSSNFNRDFLIRTKFGNLISRNNQESIDLVKKFHSSVGEDGDVENKVNDLVTSFRASRREYHLRKEKLNRWNEERQELRLMIMAPENATL; encoded by the exons ATGGACCCGATTGAGCCATTAACATTGGGAGATTTAAAGGCTTTCCCTCTACCCAAATACATCGAAGCTCTCCCCACGGCCAATTTACACGAGTTCCTAGGCGACGAGCTGTTAGTCAAGGGATACGTCAAGGAGCTCGAGTCGTACCGGAACCaccaagaaagaatattAGCGCAATTGAGGGCGTCACAGcacaaacttcaagaacagatCCTAGATGATCTCATCCATAAGTATAGGAAGATAGTCGATCAGATAATGGCGCAGATGAACCGGATTACGTCACTCTACCAGGAGTACCGGAACTTGGAGATGTACCAGTACCAGTTGTTGTCGCTGAATTTCAACCGAGACTTCTTGATCCGAACCAAGTTTGGCAACTTGATCAGCCGGAACAACCAGGAACTGATCGATCTAGTTAAAAAGTTCCATAGTAGCGTAGGGGAAGATGGTGACGTGGAGAACAAAGTCAACGATTTGGTCACAAGTTTTAGGGCAAGTAGACGAGAATACCATTTACggaaggagaagttgaatagATGGAACGAAGAAAGA CAAGAGCTCAGGCTAATGATAATGGCACCTGAAAATGCTACATTGTAG
- the AMI2 gene encoding Glutamyl-tRNA(Gln) amidotransferase subunit A (amidase) (Glutamyl-tRNA(Gln) amidotransferase subunit A (amidase) (bacterial) (AMID1)) yields MSFVSLKISSSYGYLHQKGVGNGRFLSSNRAFPRKNIHRPEGANNEANVWAYKVEIEDTKPEMSKSRPLAGRTITFKDCVEVGKVPQIGVLEAGAKIVGLATCENQCTSTSSSTSSTGNVPNPYGKSHSAGVGSGEVDLAVGADQGGSIRVPSCQYGIIGLKPTFGLIPYSGIGSNEVNNDHAGPMIKDVLDNALLLSVVAGVDGFDDRQMGEPLYRDVPNYMNMLKESSIKGMKIGILKVSLEVSAMTEAMKQKLLQQAKLWEALGAEVVEVSIPYHHIAPEIWMTGQRVAGAVRKLGMQCGRRVVQSVKPLITVTPGSKNLSTKHQLTSKTVLSTHPGIYLKTINISFKARAEYDNALSTVDLLIKPTVPFAAPRNGDRNANPITRIKNTIGLNANTGIFNITGHPALTFPMEFSASQEDPDMKFPVGIQIIVYAFAYEWEKAYNWKVY; encoded by the exons ATGTCGTTCGTGTCACTTAAAATTTCGAG CAGCTATGGATACCTCCATCAAAAAGGTGTTGGAAATGGACGATTTCTATCTTCCAACAGGGCGTTTCCTAGAAAAAATATACATAGACCAGAAGGCGCGAATAATGAAGCTAATGTCTGGGCTTATAAGGTTGAGATAGAGGATACTAAGCCCGAAATGTCCAAGAGTCGGCCACTCGCTGGTCGTACAATTACTTTTAAGGATTGTGtagaagttggaaaagttcCTCAAATCGGTG TTTTGGAAGCCGGTGCTAAGATTGTAGGTTTAGCTACTTGCGAAAACCAGTGTACTTCGACTTCCTCCAGCACTTCCTCTACTGGCAATGTGCCTAACCCCTATGGAAAATCTCATTCTGCCGGTG TTGGTTCAGGAGAAGTCGACCTTGCCGTAGGTGCTGATCAAGGTGGTTCCATCAGGGTGCCAAGTTGCCAATATGGCATTATTGGATTGAAGCCAACTTTTGGTCTTATTCCGTACTCGGGTATCGGTAGCAACGAGGTCAACAATGATCATGCTGGTCCAATGATAAAAGATGTACTCGACAATGCGCTTTTACTCAGTGTAGTTGCTGGTGTAGACGGATTTGACGACAGACAGATGGGTGAACCACTATACAGAGACGTACCTAACTACATGAATATGTTGAAGGAAAGTTCCATCAAAGGTATGAAAATTGGAATCTTGAAGGTATCATTGGAAGTGTCAGCTATGACAGAAGCAATGAAGCAAAAATTATTACAGCAAGCAAAGTTGTGGGAAGCATTGGGAGctgaagtcgttgaagttTCTATACCTTACCATCACATCGCTCCTGAAATCTGGATGACTGGACAAAGAGTAGCAGGTGCCGTCCGAAAATTGGGCATGCAGTGTGGGAGACGTGTAGTTCAGTCTGTAAAGCCATTGATCACTGTTACCCCTGGACTGAAGAATCTTTCGACAAAGCACCAGTTAACGTCAAAAACGGTCTTATCAACG CATCCAGGCATCTATTTAAAAACAATTAACATCAGTTTCAAAGCTAGAGCTGAATATGACAATGCTCTTAGTACTGTTGATTTATTGATTAAACCAACAGTTCCCTTTGCTGCTCCACGTAATGGTGACAGGAATGCTAATCCCATAACGAGAATTAAGAATACTATTGGTCTAAATGCGAACACAGGTATTTTCAATATTACTGGCCACCCAGCATTAACTTTTCCAATGGAATTCCTGgcttctcaagaagatccaGATATGAAGTTTCCCGTTGGCATACAAATCATAG TCTATGCATTTGCATATGAATGGGAAAAAGCATACAATTGGAAGGTCTACTAG